In Colias croceus chromosome 8, ilColCroc2.1, a genomic segment contains:
- the LOC123693520 gene encoding TATA-box-binding protein, whose product MDQMLPSPYNIPGIGTPLHQPEEDQQILPNALQQQHQQQQQQQQQQQHSLGSLGSSPLVGFGASLMGTPQRSMHTYAPTASYATPQQMMQPQTPQNMMSPMITSGSMGGPQMLSQASPAPMTPLTPHSADPGILPQLQNIVSTVNLNCKLDLKKIALHARNAEYNPKRFAAVIMRIREPRTTALIFSSGKMVCTGAKSEEDSRLAARKYARIIQKLGFTAKFLDFKIQNMVGSCDVKFPIRLEGLVLTHGQFSSYEPELFPGLIYRMVKPRIVLLIFVSGKVVLTGAKVRQEIYEAFDNIYPILKSFKKQ is encoded by the exons ATGGATCAAATGCTGCCCAGTCCGTATAATATACCGGGTATTGGAACGCCGTTACACCAACCCGAAGAAGATCAACAAATCTTACCAAATGCATTGCAACaacaacatcaacaacaacagcaACAACAGCAGCAGCAACAGCATTCCTTAGGTTCCTTGGGATCCTCGCCACTTGTTGGTTTTGGCGCTTCCCTCATGGGAACTCCACAACGTTCTATGCACACTTACGCGCCAACTGCTAGTTATGCCACTCCTCAGCAGATGATGCAGCCCCAAACACCA CAAAATATGATGTCTCCAATGATAACCAGTGGAAGCATGGGGGGCCCACAAATGCTTAGTCAGGCTAGTCCAGCACCCATGACTCCATTAACACCACATTCAGCAGACCCTGGAATATTGCCACAACTACA AAATATTGTATCAACAGTTAACTTAAATTGCAAATTGGATTTAAAGAAAATAGCCTTACACGCCAGAAATGCTGAATACAATCCCAAAAGATTTGCAGCTGTTATTATGAGAATAAGAGAACCAAGGACAACAGCATTGATATTTTCTTCCGGGAAAATGGTTTGTACAGGAGCAAAAAGTGAAGAGGACTCAAGACTGGCTGCTAGAAAATATGCtagaattatacaaaaattaggGTTTACT GCAAAATTTTTAGACttcaaaatacaaaacatGGTCGGCAGTTGTGATGTTAAGTTTCCAATCCGCCTTGAAGGTTTAGTGCTCACTCATGGACAGTTCAGTTCTTACGAACCAGAATTATTTCCAGGACTCATTTATCGTATGGTCAAACCAAGAAttgtacttttaatatttgtgtCTGGCAAAGTGGTGTTAACTGGTGCAAAAGTCCGACAAGAAATTTATGAAGCTTTTGATAACATTTACCCTATCCTGAAAAGCTTTAAAAAGCAATAG
- the LOC123693649 gene encoding eukaryotic translation initiation factor 3 subunit K produces the protein MAETMRQTIATILKSIERYNPANLQTLERYVEMQSRENTYDLEANLAVLKLYQFNPEKFNADITCQILLKALTNFPHTDFTLCKCLLLESVVENETISQIKYLADILEQCDFAQFWNRVHQMPELCNRISSFHDSIRKFVCHVVGITFQTIDKNNLANLLGGIDDVTLKHWVKKYGWRDDGNLIFIANQDENIKTKNITEKIEFDHLAPLMTIL, from the exons atggCAGAAACAATGAGGCAAACTAttgcaacaatattaaaaagtatcgAAAGGTACAATCCAGCCAATCTTCAAACGTTAGAGAGATATGTCGAAATGCAGTCCAGAGAAAACACTTACGACTTGGAAGCCAACTTAGCAGTTCTAAAGTTGTATCAATTTAACCCGGAAAAGTTCAACGCAGATATTACGTGCCAAATTCTTTTAAAGGCATTGACCAACTTCCCGCATACAGATTTCACTTTGTGCAAGTGTCTGTTGCTTGAGTCGGTT GTTGAAAATGAGACAATCTcacaaataaagtatttagcTGATATATTGGAGCAGTGTGATTTTGCTCAATTTTGGAATAGAGTACACCAGATGCCTGAACTCTGCAATAGAATCAGTAGTTTCCATGATTCTATTCGTAAATTCGTATGCCATGTTGTTGGAATTACTTTCCAGACAATTGATAAGAACAATTTAGCTAATCTTCTAGGAGGAATTGATG ATGTCACTTTGAAACACTGGGTCAAGAAGTATGGTTGGAGAGATGACGGCAACTTGATATTCATCGCCAATCAAGATGAGAATATCAAAACCAAGAATATTACAGAGAAGATTGAATTTGATCATCTCGCTCCTTTGATGACAATTTTGTAA
- the LOC123693977 gene encoding histidine-rich glycoprotein-like, with translation MTRLFLCMLVASTLVIANCRHVEEKQNKPGVKGDLDSSGTAKQDQVVAGTGKHEAKSGSHETGGGHEHHAHHHKEDGEKGDKGYKSHHHHDKGEHGHHEKHHHEGHHDEHGGHKKKHHDEHDSHGEHHEAAHGHKGGKFGHKKGHKKGSKTTGFHHKSHKDEYHKEHKFYDDFHKGGHHHKHGDFHGHHDSKEGHHKKGGHNEKGHHEKHHGKKGHHDKGHYDEDHKGHKGHHGHEEHHAHHQDHGKKGGHAGGKEYGYSHGKKA, from the coding sequence ATGACGCGACTATTTCTATGTATGCTAGTGGCGAGTACACTAGTCATTGCTAATTGTCGACATGTAGaggaaaaacaaaataagcCTGGTGTTAAAGGCGATTTGGACTCCTCTGGCACTGCAAAACAGGACCAAGTTGTAGCAGGCACTGGCAAACACGAAGCCAAAAGCGGCAGCCATGAAACGGGCGGCGGACATGAACATCATGCTCATCACCACAAAGAGGATGGCGAAAAAGGCGATAAGGGTTACAAGTCTCATCACCACCACGACAAAGGGGAACACGGTCATCACGAGAAACACCACCACGAGGGCCATCACGACGAGCACGGTGgacataaaaagaaacaccACGATGAACACGACAGTCACGGTGAACATCATGAAGCCGCCCACGGCCATAAGGGTGGCAAATTCGGACACAAGAAAGGTCACAAAAAGGGTTCGAAAACCACTGGTTTCCATCATAAATCACACAAGGATGAGTATCATAAGGAGCATAAATTCTACGACGACTTCCACAAGGGTGGACATCATCACAAGCACGGCGACTTCCACGGCCACCATGATAGTAAAGAAGGACATCACAAGAAGGGTGGTCATAATGAGAAGGGACATCATGAAAAACACCATGGAAAGAAAGGTCACCATGACAAGGGCCACTATGATGAAGATCACAAGGGTCACAAAGGACATCATGGTCATGAGGAACACCACGCCCATCACCAGGATCATGGCAAGAAAGGAGGACATGCTGGAGGCAAGGAATATGGATACAGCCATGGAAAGAAAGCTTAA
- the LOC123694051 gene encoding histidine-rich glycoprotein-like → MRTLAALAVTACVLVVCSGRKLGETESDLVAAASHHKGHHHEEGGGKEHHAHHHHEHGEKGHKGHKGHHHHHKGEHGDHHKHHHEGHHHEHGGGHKKHWDEHDHHGHHHDHGHHHKGGKHHHKKHFDKGEETEGYHKKYHKDEYHKDHHFYDDHHKEGKHHKHEDHKGHHHKYGGHHKKGGHHDSGHHEDHYGKKGHHDKHHYDEDHKGYKGHGGHEEHHHHHHDHGKKGGHHDHKHWGFHHGKH, encoded by the coding sequence ATGAGGACGCTAGCCGCCCTTGCCGTCACAGCATGTGTTCTAGTTGTGTGTTCTGGCCGAAAACTCGGAGAAACAGAATCGGATCTAGTAGCGGCGGCTAGCCACCATAAAGGACACCATCATGAAGAGGGCGGTGGAAAGGAGCACCATGCACATCATCATCACGAACATGGTGAAAAGGGACACAAAGGCCATAAAGGACATCATCATCACCACAAAGGTGAACATGGTGACCACCACAAGCATCACCACGAGGGACACCACCATGAGCATGGAGGTGGTCATAAAAAGCATTGGGATGAACACGACCACCACGGCCATCATCATGATCATGGCCACCATCATAAAGGTGGTAAGCATCATCATAAAAAACACTTCGACAAAGGTGAAGAAACCGAAGGCTACCACAAGAAGTATCACAAAGACGAATATCACAAGGATCATCATTTCTATGACGACCATCACAAGGAAGGCAAACATCACAAACATGAAGATCACAAAGGCCACCACCACAAATACGGAGGACATCATAAGAAGGGAGGCCATCATGACTCCGGTCACCATGAGGACCACTACGGAAAGAAGGGACATCACGACAAGCACCATTACGATGAGGACCATAAAGGATACAAGGGTCACGGAGGGCATGAAGAGCATCACCACCACCATCATGACCATGGCAAGAAAGGAGGCCATCATGATCATAAGCATTGGGGATTCCACCACGGCAAGCACTGA